Below is a genomic region from Rhododendron vialii isolate Sample 1 chromosome 5a, ASM3025357v1.
cttcccggttgaatttcgatgatccgagccgctcaaagtgatcagaacgtgattttaagggtccccgcgagaaatcagcaaaaaaaatgaccgggaagggcttcatccgagcagttttcattgaacggttcaaaaaaaactgctcggatgaagccctttccggtcattttttttgctgatttctcgcggggacccttaaaatcacgttctgcacacattgaacggttcggattttcaaaatttgatcgggaaatgaaagtcccgcattttaaaaaagtgagggatccctcacttgataatttgtgtatatatatatatatatatatatatatatatatatatatatatatatatatatatatatatatatatatatatatatatatatatgtgaggCAAATGTCGTTAAAaagagttatatatatatatatatatatatgaggcaAATGTCGTTAAAAAGAGAATAGCCTGCTTCAGAATGCACCAGTCATTGAAATTGCATGAAAGAGAGGTACATTTTGTTTTTCCACTTTTTCTCGTAGTGTAAGTTGGGAATGAGAAAGCTCTTATCCAAATGTGAAATTCAAGTATTCGATATAATTCCACCTTGCTTTCTTATAGATCTGATGCAGTTACTTATTTGATAGTCATTTTAGGTTATTGTCTCAACAGGGTCTTTTTTCTCTGCAGGTATCAGAAATAAGAAAATATGATCCGCTCGATAAGTTCTCTGGATCCAAGGACAGAGTGCATAAAGCAATCAAGGCTCTCTGTTACTCCTCAGAACAACTTCCCTGTTTTCTTGAACGGTTCCGTAATATATGGAGGCTTGGGTGGTGGGAGTGATAGTATTAATCATATGATTGGGAAAGAAGACGTTCTCAGGTCTGTGATTCAGATAGATGATGGCCTACGCACGACAAATTTCCTACACCTTGTTGCTGAAACTGTTTTCAGATCAGGATTACTAGATCAGCTTCTCAAACTTCAGAAACTTGATGTCTGACTTAGGTGCAATTCATGCCTATTACAACTTTATTTCTCAGCCTTGTATGGTGTGTAGAGATTTGGGTGAAGACAAAATGTCGGACAGATACAAGTATCTGCATTCATTGTCTTTGGATGAAAGCTTCAAAATTAAACTATTTGATAGCTGCAACTGCAAAGGACTTGAGCATGATGATTTGTTTTCGGCCAAGGAAAGATAAGGATATAGAATTTTCATTTAGTAGTGTATTTCTAAAGTCAACCAACCAGATATTCGATTACAAGGTATGCAGCAATGCCAGACATCATTTAAAAACTCGGCATTTAAAAAAGCAGCACGTGTGACTGACTGGTGTCAACTAAAGTTAGGAATGATTGTGCATCATATGGTTTTCAGAAACCCTGAAGTATGGGTTCTTACATAGGATCGAATGGTAGTTTGGTGcaatatcatttttgtttattgtttgttgttttttgctTGCTGTTTTCATGATCATAAAACATGGAACTTGTTGACAAACTGTACCTGTTTTCATGGAATTTGTTGACAACCTGTTCGTTTATAAAATCACGAAAAAGATTTTTATTCGTTCCCAAAATTGTCACTGCTCAaacatttgaaaacaaaaggtgtttttgttttcaaagagAGTGTCTGAAAGTGTTGAATAGCAACCAAGCATTAGCCATTGCCATTTTTCACATTAAAAATGGATGACACCTTATGACTAGAATCTctgttttaaagaaaaaaaaggaggcaAATTTTTGAAATGCCCTGTTAATCAGGGGTAACGTTTTAAATATGGcacaaaacccaaacccaaatttttaggattcTGTGTACTAAACCAAGGGCCCATTTGGTTTGCTAGTTTATTTGCTTATTGAATGCAAaatatgctaattttttttttttttttttggctacaaTTAGATTATTAGCTTTAATTCTTGTGGGAGAATGAGGGAATAAGACACAACTTGAGCGAAATGCAAATAAGATGGTGAAACTAAGGAGCCCTGGTTGATCTCATATTTGCATGTGTTATGAATCTATGGTTATCTTGATGTATCACTAGTGTTTATTACATTTCCTCCATATGATAAGTGGTGATTTTATCTCCTGATGCTTTCATTTATTACTGCTCTGGTACATCATACAGTGGCTAAATTTCAAATCATCAAGTTTCAAATGCataagtaatattttttttttccagtgaaT
It encodes:
- the LOC131327740 gene encoding LOW QUALITY PROTEIN: inositol-pentakisphosphate 2-kinase IPK1-like (The sequence of the model RefSeq protein was modified relative to this genomic sequence to represent the inferred CDS: inserted 6 bases in 3 codons), translating into MSLKRRIACFRMHQSLKLHEREVSEIRKYDPLDKFSGSKDRVHKAIKALXVTPQNNFPVFLNGSVIYGGLGGGSDSINHMIGKEDVLRSVIQIDDGLRTTNFLHLVAETVFRSGLLDQLLKLQKLDVXDLGAIHAYYNFISQPCMVCRDLGEDKMSDRYKYLHSLSLDESFKIXNYLIAATAKDLSMMICFRPRKDKDIEFSFSSVFLKSTNQIFDYKASFIDLDMKPLTSI